In Amphiura filiformis chromosome 1, Afil_fr2py, whole genome shotgun sequence, the following are encoded in one genomic region:
- the LOC140154306 gene encoding monocarboxylate transporter 13-like has product MLKFIGIILAIFLVNFWELGTLKCFGVFFQPLQEGLQTSSTALGIWIATCRAFTNVISPLSDYATCTFGERHVLVFGGILCACSLSFAALVNTITWFGVLIIFTGCSFNMVFIASLATTKNYFPSNTNHIWGLTSAGGALGMMVLPPICEFLIQIYGWRGALMLLSALNSHLVVCGLLVNQRRDIAAQPYSAIPVTDESAAQQSRCPNIRNVSANISRYISFYLIKNPKFIPIIAAHMLTGVVFTGWTIFLVPHAIGKGLPPQTASFLSFCGGLGALFGRPLMGPIIKNCNITAIQLMVILASANAIAFGFDVLVNSFWALALIAFVNGFATGILPILTFAAATEVLGEDRVVEGFSFAWMFFALGDFVAGFISGYLLDQGSAFLFIVLGGFSFLTVLVTMISYYIPQD; this is encoded by the exons ATGTTAAAGTTTATCGGCATTATTTTAGCTATATTTCTGGTCAACTTCTGGGAATTAGGAACTCTGAAATGTTTCGGCGTGTTTTTTCAACCGCTTCAGGAAGGCCTTCAAACATCGAGCACAGCATTGGGAATATGGATAGCTACATGCAGAGCATTTACCAATGTTATTT CTCCGCTATCGGATTACGCTACTTGCACATTTGGAGAGAGACATGTCTTAGTTTTTGGTGGTATCTTATGCGCATGTAGCTTGTCGTTTGCAGCGCTGGTGAATACTATTACATGGTTTGGTGTTTTGATCATATTCACAG GGTGCAGCTTTAACATGGTCTTCATAGCTTCTTTGGCTACAACCAAAAATTACTTCCCCAGTAATACCAACCACATCTGGGGTTTGACAAGTGCAGGTGGCGCACTAGGTATGATGGTTCTACCACCCATATGTGAATTCCTGATTCAGATTTATGGCTGGAGAGGAGCTCTTATGCTACTAAGCGCCCTTAATTCCCATCTTGTTGTTTGTGGCCTATTAGTAAACCAGAGAAGGGATATAGCCGCACAACCATATTCTGCGATCCCAGTAACAGACGAATCTGCCGCTCAGCAGTCCAGGTGCCCCAATATACGGAATGTATCTGCTAATATTTCAAGATACATTTCATTCTATCTCATAAAAAATCCTAAATTCATTCCGATTATTGCTGCACATATGCTTACTGGCGTAGTGTTTACAGGATGGACAATATTTCTCGTACCTCATGCCATTGGAAAAGGTTTACCACCTCAAACTgcctcattcctatcattttgcGGTGGACTGGGCGCTTTATTTGGCCGGCCTTTGATGGGACCAATAATCAAGAATTGTAACATAACGGCAATACAATTAATGGTTATATTAGCTTCGGCTAATGCAATAGCCTTTGGTTTTGACGTCCTTGTAAACAGCTTCTGGGCATTGGCACTTATTGCCTTTGTAAATGGATTCGCTACTGGAATATTGCCAATTTTGACATTTGCAGCTGCAACAGAGGTATTGGGAGAAGATCGTGTGGTTGAAGGATTCAGCTTTGCTTGGATGTTCTTCGCTCTTGGAGATTTCG